GACATCCAGTCCTACATGTAGTATCCTTTTCATTGATGGCCTCCTGTTTGTAAGTGTTTATTACTTTACACTTATAGGGTAACCAGTCCCAGGTTTATAGGAGGTCATCCATATTTTCTTGGCGAACCCTCCAATCAAGGGGACTCTGTCCCCTTGAATCCTCTTGCGGGGCGTGCCGGGATTGTGCTTCGCTCAAAGTTCGTTCTTACCATCTGTTTGATAACGGAAATGATTACCTGACTAAGAAGGTTCCCGCGTCTTTACCCAAGGTCTGGAGCGACCCTCTCAACCTTTAGAAGTTGTTAATCTGAGCACTGACATCATTTCAGGATAAGAACCTCTAACGAAAGGACATTGCATGAGGTTCTATGCTTAGCGAAGATTTACAACTTCTTAATCCCCTGAAAGGGGACCCTGATATTATATGGGTGCAGCTAAGAGGGATTTCAAAAAACGAGCAGATACAGAAAATGAGGCTGTCTGGCTTTTGTTGCCCACTATGATTGACAGATGTTCGACAATCTCAATAAAATGTAAACATAGTGGCAGGTGCAATGTATAAAATCAAATTCATCCTTCAAATATTTCAGTTCGCTTGGATTGTATACGATATTCCAACTGACTTATGAATGTAATCATAGAGGAAAGGAAAGTAAGTGAGCGAAACATTAGCAGCAACTGAGAAAAATCGATTTTCGACCTACGGATGGATCAGCTTGATTCTGAATATTGTGCTGTTTTCTCATCTGTTGGATGTAAAACTTGCTGTTGGTAAAAATACTGATATGTATCCGGTTTTGAAAATTTACACTTTTTTATCATTAATTCCTTCTGATTTTTTTATTAAAAAGTTCTGGATGGTTTATTTACTAGCGATTCTTTTTTTCGTACTTGAATGTTTTCGAAAGTATCCAGATGTTTCAGTGCTTTTTCTAAGACTATTTGCAGGATATTTTATTTACATCAATGTATTTTTGAATTACTCTTGTTTAAATAGTTTTAATTTTGCAAGCTTAGGTGTAGAGGGAGTTGTAGACACTTATTGCTTTTTCTCAGTTATAGCAGAAGTGTTATTCAGTATTCTTTCAATCGGACTTTTCTTTGCAGTAATTTTACTTAGAAAAAAAATTAGTTTTGTCAAATCCATTTCTTTTTATGTAAACATTGCTAACATTTTTTCATTTATCTATTTCATTTATACAACGCAATTGATGGGAAACATTCTAACTCATTTCTTAGATCCATATATTCCGCGTCCGATTTTATATGAAAATCCATTGGTTTTTTTCACCGCAATTTTTACTTTTTTAGTATTTTTCTTGTGCTTACTTGTCATGGAGAGGAAAAACATTCGCGAATTTTATATTTGTATAAATGGGATCTTGTTAAATTATTTGAATCTTATATTTTATTTTTTAGCACATCCAGGGATGCTATAAAACCACTAAGGAAAACAGGCACTATATGTCTGAATTTTGCCTTAAATTGCCTCAGCCGGTGGCCGACTTGAAATACTAAAATGTGCATGACTTGAGAACTGGCCAAAATTCGCGATTTCAATTTTTAATTATCTTGATTTCCTTGAAAATTGCAAAATCGGCCCGATTATAAGTGAAAATCTTCTTGATCCCTGTTTCTATCATTGAAGCTACGATATTGGCATCGTGAATCCGTTTGCCTTTCAGATCGTACTTCTTAATCAGGTTAAGCAAAATAGCGGTAGTTTCCGGGCTTTCTCCGGCAATCTTGAAAATTTTCAGCCATTTTTCAATGTCTTCCACAGCTTCAGACGGTTTTAATGCACGCTTGAGATATCCAGTTCTTGTCATGACAACTGCATATTCCCGCAATACCTGAGTCGAAATCCACAGTTCAGCTTCTTTCATTATTCTGCTGAAGGCTGTTTTAACTTCTTCATGATTGTCCGCATCTTCGTTGGCCAGATAAACAAGAATATTGGTATCGAGAAACAGCTTATCTTTCATCTTTATAAATATGCTCTCTGCAGAGCGGCAACTTGATTTCACCACAATGGTGCTTTGGAAGGCTGCCCAATTTTATTTTTTTGGAACCATTATCTTCTTTCAAAACAATCACTTCTACTTCGCCTGGTTCAATGTCGGGTAAATAAAGCACGATTTTATTGTCAAGCCCTACCGAAGCTTTGATACGCCTTGCCTGCATGGCATCTCCAATTTATCTTAGACTATTTCGGGAAATGCACGTCTTCCTGCCAGGCTGAGCTGCTGCCGATTTCCAGGATCACGGCTTCGCTGCTGCCTTTGTTTTCGATGCTGTGAACCTGTCCGGCTGAGACAGGGACTGCGTCGAAGCGGCGGATCTCTATGCTCTCATTATCAACTGTCACCATCACCAGTCCGAAGATCAGATAATACACTTCTTCGTTTTCCTTGTGAAAATGAGCGAGGATTTTTTTACCCGGTGGAATTGTGATTTCGCGGATGCTGACTTTTTTCAGCTGGCTGTTGCTGCTGCCGATGATTTCCAGGGAAGAATGGGCTTCCTTCAGATAGATCTGAGGATAGGGTTTCTGCTGTGAGCGCGGGACTATTTCCATGGGTTGTTCCTCCTGTTTAGCCACCCTTATATTCTCAAAACATGCGGCTTTCTGTCAAATCGAAGATTCAGCGTTTTTTGCGGTAAAGCTTTTTTTTCTGCGCAGCTGGGGCCGACGGAAGATCCCTGTAGTTCAAAAAACAATCAGTCAGGCCGATGAATGCTGTGATCCAGGCATACCGGAAAAGGAACGGCAGTGCGAACAGTCTCATGTACCACGGAAGATTGAAGCGGAAAAAGAAAAAATTCGCCACTCCGAAACCCAGAAAAAAATAGGTAAACAGGAAAATCATGTTAAGGTTAAAGTAAACAGCATCGGAAAATTCGGTGTGATTGAAGAAGCGGTTGGAACCGGCCGAAAGCACCAGCAGAAAAGGAATCACCAGCCACCAGGGAGCACGCCAGAAAAAAACAGGTTCGATCAGTGGAAGCGGAGCGCCGAGCTTCATGAAAACCAGGCTGCTCGCGAAATAGTTGATGTAAATGCCTGCAAAGGATGCGAAAGTGAACAGGGTCAGGGGAAAGAGCAGGAGCTTCCTGACACATGATTTCCACCACATGATGAAAGCTTCCCGCTGAATTGGCGGGGTACGGGCCATGGTGTAATCCGCGAATTTTTGAACAAAGGCATCGCTTGATTTGGAAAAATCCGCCAGAGTATCCTCAAGACCGAGGGTTTTTTCCACCCCATAATAGAAAAAGATGTTGAAGAACATCAGGAGAAGCGTTCCGACCATGATCGTCCTGGCCGGAGAATATTTTTTATAAACTGCATAGCCTGTGACGATTGCTACGATGCCGAAAAGGGAGAAGAAAATATAAGCCTGCACAGGACCCATGAACAGGAATACGAGCAGTGTGGAGACTGCAGTCGAGATGAGCAGGTATTTAATGCCATACTGGTATCC
This genomic window from Candidatus Wallbacteria bacterium contains:
- a CDS encoding cupin domain-containing protein, which codes for MEIVPRSQQKPYPQIYLKEAHSSLEIIGSSNSQLKKVSIREITIPPGKKILAHFHKENEEVYYLIFGLVMVTVDNESIEIRRFDAVPVSAGQVHSIENKGSSEAVILEIGSSSAWQEDVHFPK
- a CDS encoding PIN domain-containing protein; the encoded protein is MKDKLFLDTNILVYLANEDADNHEEVKTAFSRIMKEAELWISTQVLREYAVVMTRTGYLKRALKPSEAVEDIEKWLKIFKIAGESPETTAILLNLIKKYDLKGKRIHDANIVASMIETGIKKIFTYNRADFAIFKEIKIIKN
- a CDS encoding DUF2232 domain-containing protein; translation: MSEVKETKKIATSALMAALAALLNMLTVVPVIQLLGILLCPVPLTWVGYQYGIKYLLISTAVSTLLVFLFMGPVQAYIFFSLFGIVAIVTGYAVYKKYSPARTIMVGTLLLMFFNIFFYYGVEKTLGLEDTLADFSKSSDAFVQKFADYTMARTPPIQREAFIMWWKSCVRKLLLFPLTLFTFASFAGIYINYFASSLVFMKLGAPLPLIEPVFFWRAPWWLVIPFLLVLSAGSNRFFNHTEFSDAVYFNLNMIFLFTYFFLGFGVANFFFFRFNLPWYMRLFALPFLFRYAWITAFIGLTDCFLNYRDLPSAPAAQKKKLYRKKR